In Sphingomonas sp. LT1P40, the following are encoded in one genomic region:
- a CDS encoding pirin family protein: MIEKRSFDSLGHADHGWLNARHHFSFADYYDPSRMGWGAIRVWNDDEIAPNSGFPAHPHKDMEIITYVRKGAITHQDSMGNKGRTGAGDVQVMSAGTGVRHAEYNLESETTTLFQIWIMPRANGGAPSWGAKPFPKGERSGKFVTLASGFDGDDDALPIRADARVLGATLKAGESLTHSVGEGRYAYLVPAVGRIEIDGKPFDARDGAALTGGQTVTITAIEDAEIVLVDAD; encoded by the coding sequence ATGATCGAGAAACGTTCTTTCGACAGCCTGGGCCATGCCGATCACGGATGGCTCAATGCCCGTCATCACTTCAGCTTTGCCGATTACTATGATCCGAGCCGCATGGGCTGGGGCGCGATCCGGGTGTGGAACGACGACGAGATCGCCCCGAACAGCGGTTTTCCGGCGCATCCGCACAAGGACATGGAGATCATCACCTATGTCCGCAAAGGCGCGATCACGCATCAGGATTCGATGGGCAACAAGGGCCGCACGGGTGCTGGCGACGTTCAGGTGATGAGCGCCGGGACCGGGGTGCGACATGCCGAATATAATCTGGAGAGCGAGACGACCACGCTGTTCCAGATCTGGATCATGCCGCGTGCCAATGGCGGTGCACCGAGCTGGGGCGCCAAGCCTTTCCCAAAGGGCGAGCGTTCCGGCAAGTTCGTGACGCTGGCCAGCGGGTTCGACGGTGACGACGACGCGCTGCCGATCCGTGCCGATGCGCGCGTGCTGGGCGCGACGCTGAAAGCGGGCGAGAGCCTGACGCACAGCGTGGGGGAGGGGCGTTACGCCTATCTCGTCCCCGCCGTCGGCAGAATCGAGATCGACGGGAAGCCCTTCGACGCGCGTGACGGTGCGGCGCTGACCGGTGGTCAGACCGTGACGATTACCGCGATCGAGGATGCGGAGATCGTGCTGGTCGACGCCGACTGA